The Pieris brassicae chromosome 7, ilPieBrab1.1, whole genome shotgun sequence genome includes the window TGTGTTACTCTCCTTCACTTTTCATAACTAGTCGTCCCTTATGTTATGTATTCGAGAAAGGAATGTTCTTTGTCAGCCATTCTCGAATGTCACTTTTTTGTAGATGATGTGGGTATCTAgggttatttatgtttattacagAAGGTTCTTCaagaacatttaataaatcagaAAACTATGccgtataataaatattatgccGTATGTCCATCGGCATTTTTTGAAACTGACCATCGTCAACATTTTTCTCATTGAAGAATATCCGCACTTAAAATTAGgcatgtttttcttaatatttttctagaattgtcattaaattaatcaatggtACGTTTTAGTACGCTGAGATCAAAGCTATCAAGATAAGTGACAGTCGCTGTCTTCTTAATATTTGCCTGTGATGCTTCGGTTTTTATTCGATCCACGGTCGCTCTACTAAATCCTACTGTACacacattacctgtccacatcgtatccctaactttcttactaactgacgtgagacttatcttaaattattgtgatttatgtgtctttttacttttcattttaaatgtatcatctttttagtttggtttgtttttttttgtttcctgtttagttttgtcttaataactgtgtataacatgtatttttgcacttcctgctatcttatgtaatttaatacttttttttctttactcacagtggttgcctggaagaggtcgctcgaaagcgataaggccgccagttgccctccttttgatttaattatgttcaatttttttatattgtaacgaagtgttaataaataaataaaataaaataaatccacATATCAGTGCTGCAAGATCTCGtagattattgaaattaaggCGAACTTTTTTCTCGGGGTTAGTTttcaattcttttaaaaacagGAACACCTTGTCCATTGCAGCCCCAACTTGAGTCTTGATGTCACCATTTAATGTCTTAGAAATCacgttagaaaataaattatccatTGTGCGTATCGGGAGACCAATAATactcttgtcagcaaaagtaagcaaagctctcaaaaataataaaacataagagTTATAATTCTTTGTAGAAATCTTCTAAAAAGCATTTTGTTTTCACGCATAGcctaatatgtgtaaaaaagtaaataattactcttGACTGGGTCTTTGATTTTCTCATTTGGTGTAAAGACCATCCAGTTACATTGCGTGCACATTCCTACTGTCAGTGACATTTTTTGGCCGACGACTCAGTTTAAAATGTGTccactatattatatactctGTTATTGAATCCttatgatattttaacaacttcagaatatataatgtaaaactagctgtttattttgaatctgcatttttgtatgtgtttgaTTTTGGtggcttttattattgaaaaagtttaaattcgtattatttgtcattaaaataaattaatatagtatCAAAGTTTCAATATCATAATACGTATAAAAAGTAGTTACTAATAAAATCGTGATTTTCCTTTATGCTTTTGTTGTGATACACTTTATATCAATACAGAATAATATGgcttattttgattttgatcgCCCTCATTcgttattgattatttttaatgttataataaccAACAcatatgacaattgacaataatttataatctatacTTCCTAGGTTTTAAGTCTGTGGTTTTTTCTcctttaaaactaaaagattataataataagttatctGTGCCTAAATTTGCACCAATTGGCAATTACTAATATTaccaaaatatatcaaaacaaaCTAGAATCAAACAATCGCGTCAAATCACGAATAGTAGATAAAATTGCAAGTTTTGAAAAATAGAGATTACAGGTATTGAGACGGCGGAGTATGGGCACTGGATTttccaaatataaataatgtatcgAAGAAAAGTTGCTACCATtgtgaaaccttttttttgtAGAGAACGGTCCTCTTTACTGCTTCGAAAAGTGCCAGGAACCTTAAACAttgattttaatgttaaacaaaTCAGTTGCAGGTTTTTATGTATTGGCAATTATGATACGAAGCCAGACTTAAAAGATAAAACTCAGGAAAGCTGCTCATTCACTTATAGAACGCATACTTGCGGCGAATTACGGGCTTCTAATAAAGGCGAAAAGGTTATTTTATGTGGTTGGGTTCAATTTATACGCTTATCAAAATTTCTTCTCCTAAGAGATTCCTACGGACTTACACAATGTACGATAAAGGATTCTGATACTAGTGTTGCTGATATACCACTTGAAACCATTGTGAAAATTCATGGAATAGTTGTTCCTCGCCCCGAAAATACTTTTAACCCTAACATGAAAACTGGAGAAATTGAAGTATCTATAGGAAAGATTGAAATCTTAAATCATGTTGAGAAACTACCTTTTAATTTACGTGAGTACCAGAAGCCTAAAGAACAGCTTAGGCTTCAACATCGCTACATTGATTTAAGGTTTCCAGAAATGCAGTATAACTTGAGACAGAGATCACTAATGTTGCATAATATGCGACGTTTTCTGATTGAAAGGCATAACTTTTGTGAAGTTGAAACACCCACTTTGTTTTGCCGGACTCCAGGTGGTGCACGAGAATTTATTGTTCCTACCCATCATACTGGATTATTTTACTCTTTAGTTCAAAGCCCACAACAgtttaaacaaatgttaatGTCTGGTGGTGTTGATAGATACTTTCAAGTGGCACGATGTTATAGAGATGAAAGTACAAGACCTGATAGGCAGCCAGAGTTCACGCAACTTGATATTGAGTTATCCTTCACAACATTAGATGGAATTCTAGCTatgattgaaaatttattatatgtaacattCATTAAAGACTTACCAAAACCACCATTCCATAGAATGACTTATAAGGATGCTATTGAAAACTATGGTAGTGACAAGCCAAACGTAACATATgatttaagattaaaaaatatctcttaCCTATTTAATGATAATCATACTTTCTATgttattccattttcaaacaaattggGTAAATTAACtgctaaatataaagaaaaggtaaaagaattacaaaagaaatacaatGTGAAAGTTGTTTTGGATGAACATTTGATGAAAGAGTTAGGTAATGAAGTTGCTAGtaagataaaaaatgtaataggagTTGAAAATGCAGGAATTGTAGCAGTTGGAGGAGAAGAAAAAGTATGCCTATGTTTAGGTGAAATTCGCCAGTTTCTTGCACCCTTACTGGAatctaaacaattattacatatagaCAATACAATGAAACCACTGTGGGTGGTGGACtttcctttatttattaaaggtgAAAATGGCTTAGAAACATGTCACCATCCATTTACTGCTCCACATCCTGATGATGTCCAACTACTGGATACAGATCCCGAAAATGTTAGATCTTTGGCTTATGATTTAGTTCTAAATGGAAATGAAGTTGGAGGTGGTTCAATTAGAATTCATAATGCAAGATTACAAGAAAAAGttctaaagattttaaaaatagactcAAGTAAACTGAGCCATTTCTTTGATGCTTTAAGAAGTGGATGTCCACCTCATGGTGGAATAGCTCTTGGGATTGACCGATTAGTTTCCATTGCTTGTAATGCAGAGTCGATAAGAGATGTAATTGCTTTTCCAAAATCCCATGATGGCAAGGATCCACTATCAGGTGCTCCTAATGTAATAAGCGAAGATGACAGAAAGTATTACCACTTAAAAtaaggaatttatttttacatatatatttttgttataaacttaatcagaaagttttattttaaaaccttgCATATATTTTGGTTATAATGTCTAACAAACATTAATTTGTCAAATGATATCACAATCaacttctaataaaaataattacagatatactatatagatgtaaatatatttttttttacaaagcaaataaacaataatatgaaGCTTAACAATACTAAAGCAATTATGTCATACACATGTTTTGTGTCAGGTGCTCCAATTAAATGAAGACAGAAAATATtactacttaaaataatatatttaatttatttttacatatatgttttgttaataaactttatcagaaagttgtattatttttatacctgGCATAAACATATAAACCACTTAACCAAATATGtgaataaaaagttttcagtTATATGGATACACAGAATGTATttcctaatattaaaaagtccAGTTTTCCCAACCTTTTTTGTGCTGTGCCCCACCTAAGCCTTTCTAAACATcttatgcataatttaaaatattaaatgatagGTTACAGAAAGAAATTAAGAGGAAATTGTAAACGATacactataaataattaaaattcaaaatcaatttaataaattttcgcgCTTATGTCGTCGGTACtaaataaatggaaataatgataaaaacaaaagtactcATGAGTTTTTAATGAgtgatatatcaatttatagtacattaaattattcgaAATGACCTCCCTTATTTTTCATACAGGCCTTAAAGCGCCGCGGCCAGTCGTCTGTCGCAGGACGCACCATATTACTTCAGACTCTCCAATTTTTTGTGGCTTTCATCACGGACCTTCCTCTCTAAGACCTGCCAAATTTTATAGTCCAAAGGATTAAGGTCCGGACTGGAGGAAGGCCAATCCTCATGTCTAATTAAGTCGATGTTTTGACGCTCAAACGAGGCTTGAGTGGTCTTGGCTTTGTGTGCATGCGCAGAGTCCTGCTGGAACACGAAGTGATGTCCCGCAGGCAGGTCTTTGACAAGCTGATCCAAAACCTTCTCTTGGTACACTTTTGCATTGGTTTTGACCGCCTTTTCGCAAAAATAAACCTCAGTTGGCCCGTAATAGGACACTCCAATTACTGATGATGGATGATGTTTATGTTACCTTCGGAACTTAATTttcagcttctttagaactccTAGCGTACAATATATCATTCTGTTTATTGTACTTCTCTTCAATATCAATGTTCCTGTTGTTGTTCCTGTCCAAATgttgttgtaataaaattcttgtCCTCACTGGAGACTTCTTTGTACCTATCAATAGTATGGTATACAAACCTAAGCGTTATATACAAATGTTTGAACAACTTGAAAATGGTACTCGGCGAGTGCTCACAGCGTTGCAACGCAATAACAGCTATtcggttttctttcaatgtccaGTCCATCGTGAAAAATtacggaaagtgattgttgtttgttttaaaacaatagtcaaacgttcaaaaatagaatgcaatattttttttataaaatcatcttcgaaatttaaaaataatgtgccaGTGACAGAACGTTGGGACCAACTACGTATAAATCAAATTGCCCCCATGTGGGGCGTGGGCCCTACATGGGGGCAATTGAGATGAGAGCCGTACGTACGATGAAGCCAGTacaccaacactgctccatgtttttattattatatctatacaaaattttgtttgattttgaaATAGTTTTCGATTATAACGTTATTAAATACATCTTTACTAACTATTCTTTTACAGTAACGATTATATACATATCTTTATAATGATGCTTTTTggtaaaaatagatattttattccatGTTTTAGAGTTTGTAAAGCACTTTTTTTTTCGTTAACCTACAGTTAACAACAAAAATCAAACTAAAAATAGCCaaagataatatatacaaaaatatacaatacaatatatttgtatatattataaaatacaaaaaggttcaaaagGTTTacgtgtaataaaaataatacatgcGTAATTCGGCTGTCATGTTATAATGGTGTGAAAGTGTGGGTACATAAGTATGTATGTGgagtgtgctcatgatgcaaaTAATTTATCGCTATGAATATTCTCTTCTATTCTCTCAACCAGCTCAACTCTCAACCCTGACCACGACATAATCACGAGGCTGTTCACCAATGCTATTTCTCTTTCTATATCGTGGGGAAACTTTACCAGCAATAGGTAGAATGCAAAatgtttcatacaaatttacaattaccTAACAAGGAatctatagaaataaatttgccAATACCTTTATAATAACAGATTTTAAgacgaaatataattaattaaaggaaaataaaaacaaaaggcgTATGTATAATTACACATTAGAGTgacaaaaatacttattagtaatcttacacTGAACAAACCCTTACATCCATAGTAGATAATATGCAAATGGTTAAATGCTAATCACGACTTATATCGCATATTTatcaagtttaattaaaaaaaaatgaattaaaacgTGTTTTTATCCTTCGATAAACCACAAACAACCCGGTTAACAGTTTACTGCCAGAGCAGTGACAGCCAAGGTGTCTCCAAAAAGTTACATAACAGCCTGACATACTTAAGAAAATTCTCGATTCATTATCATAAGGAAAAGTCAACATGCCCTGTAGGCAGCTTTTCGCTCTATTTCTTCTATTAACTTCTAGCCTTggtaagtttattaaaaaatattttgaaatcagcataattataataatttttttaaaaagtaacgATTACCGAAATCGTCACAAAAATCGTCCTTTTAGTTACACACAGTCACATTAGTGAATTTATGGTTATAAACTTTAGTCCACGAAATAATGATATTTGACatcaacaatattaaattgttacgTATACTTAGATTTTTGATTGTTACAATGAATTGAACAATTTCCATACAAATTCGATTGACATAGGAAGGTCAGACTTCCAAGTAATTTGTAGATGACTTTTctcctaataataatatatcttttattttcaaagaaaGTGGTATATTCAGATAATgtgaaatgtcaaaataataatgtataattgtcGTCGAAACTTTGTGTCTCCGTGTTGTGCTCCAACCTTGCAAATTTCATCATAAGCATAGCTCTACTACTACttataacttctaggaaggtTATTGAATAGTTTGATAACCATggcgtaattttttaatacgtCGTGAAAGTAGATCTTAGTCTACtagttgtatattataaatttattttcagcgCTCGATTGTAACGGGAATAATGAAGAATATAGATGCGGTTCGGCATGCCAAACAGAATGTTCCACATTAGGTGAAATGTGTCCAATAATGAATGTTCAATGCAATGATGAATGCTATTGTATTGATGGCTTTGCAAGGGATTACAGAGGAAATTGTATACCGATAAAGGATTGtccacaataattaaaaacgattttactgaatattttttaagcgaAATGAATATAACGAATACTTTGTTGTAATTGAAATCCAGTAATTCctatttcaaattattcacactctttttttcatatttcgtATACgcacttattattattaaagatttttttaaatatttcatacaataattgtttaattgatGACGTCGATTTTAATCAAGGAACTGATTATAATTAtcagtaatcataacaatcaaatatacagtatttacaattttcttaacctacatagttataatacaaataattcaaaattagtaaaaataatattaaaacaaatttaaaaagtttggtccctgtggcagtgtactcTTCAGGCCCCTGTTAcacgtaaattatttattgtgttttgCCAATAAACACTCATATATCATGGTATTTATTGAACGTGTAATTAGCGTATAGATGAATGTCAATAATGGATTTCTAgataaatattgaatgtatCTCCCGTCAGTATTTATTCACAGTACGCACCATTCTAGCAATGGAGGTGGTCACCTTGTTTGATGCAACTCTGTTGACGTAGGAGACGGAGGCACCATCGTTGCCTTCGCCCTCGCCCCGCACCCTCACTAGGGATCAAGAAGGTCTAAAggattttattcttaatttagAAATACTGCCACAGGTTTGGGACAGTTCGTCGAAAGAGCACTGTAAAAACTactgcaaattaaaaaaaatgaaaggtGATGCCACGATAGATGATttcaaaaaaaagattatcaTTTTACGTTCAACGCATAGgaaggaattaaaaaaaatactaacctCAAACTCAAAATGTTCAGGAGTCAGCAGCGATGATGTTTTATACCAAAGTTTCTTAGGTTTTCCATATACTgacgtaataaatattgaacgtGTGTCTGTATATTAATCCATCATTAAAAGCAGACATCTATCAACAAATAATGAACTG containing:
- the LOC123711591 gene encoding aspartate--tRNA ligase, mitochondrial — encoded protein: MYRRKVATIVKPFFCRERSSLLLRKVPGTLNIDFNVKQISCRFLCIGNYDTKPDLKDKTQESCSFTYRTHTCGELRASNKGEKVILCGWVQFIRLSKFLLLRDSYGLTQCTIKDSDTSVADIPLETIVKIHGIVVPRPENTFNPNMKTGEIEVSIGKIEILNHVEKLPFNLREYQKPKEQLRLQHRYIDLRFPEMQYNLRQRSLMLHNMRRFLIERHNFCEVETPTLFCRTPGGAREFIVPTHHTGLFYSLVQSPQQFKQMLMSGGVDRYFQVARCYRDESTRPDRQPEFTQLDIELSFTTLDGILAMIENLLYVTFIKDLPKPPFHRMTYKDAIENYGSDKPNVTYDLRLKNISYLFNDNHTFYVIPFSNKLGKLTAKYKEKVKELQKKYNVKVVLDEHLMKELGNEVASKIKNVIGVENAGIVAVGGEEKVCLCLGEIRQFLAPLLESKQLLHIDNTMKPLWVVDFPLFIKGENGLETCHHPFTAPHPDDVQLLDTDPENVRSLAYDLVLNGNEVGGGSIRIHNARLQEKVLKILKIDSSKLSHFFDALRSGCPPHGGIALGIDRLVSIACNAESIRDVIAFPKSHDGKDPLSGAPNVISEDDRKYYHLK